ACTGTTTTTCCTTCGGGAAACAGATGCCTTAGTTCTGTTTCCGGGCGGATTTGGCACGCAGGATGAAGTGTTTGAGTGTTTAACCCTCATCCAAACTGGAAAATCGACGCTGGTTCCCATTGTTTTGGTGGAACAACCTGGTGGCAGCTACTGGAAGAGCTGGGATCGCCATATTCGTGACCACTTGCTGGGGGCAGGACTGATTAGTCCGGAGGATTTGAGTCTTTACCAAATCACCTACGATAATGCCGAAGCCTGTCGGATGGTGACCAGCTTTTACCGGGTGTATCACTCCAGCCGCTATGTCGGCGATCGCCTCGTGTTGCGGCTCAAATCCGAGCTATCCGATGCCCATATGGACTACCTGAATGAAACCTTCAGCGACATTTTGGTGAAGGGCAAAATTGAAAAAAGTGGCCCTGTTGTGCAGGAACTAGATCCAGAACTGGCTTCTCTCCACCGCATTGTGCTGTACTTTAACCAACGGGATTTAGGGCGCTTGCGTCAGATGATTCAGGTGATCAACGAGTTAGAGCAAGACTCTCCAGCGGCAACCCATCCAGAGCAGCGCTAGGCGTGAAGCACTGTCTGACCCACGGTCATTGTGAAGTTTTGTCGCTATGCTGAAGAGGAGTGATCCATGCAGGGAGGTATGCGCCATGACTGAACAAGCCCGTCGAATTTATATCTTGGGTGGTGGTTTTGGAGGACTATATACGGCGCTAGCCCTGAGCCGCTTGCCGTGGTCTTCGAACCTCAAGCCTGAGATTGTGCTGGTCGATCAGCGCGATCGCTTTTTATTCTCGCCCCTCCTGTACGAGTTGCTGACGGGCGAGTTGCAGACCTGGGAAATTGCGCCGCCGTTTAGTGAACTTTTGGCAGGTACATCGATTAAGTTTCAACAAGGTGCGGTGAGCACCATTGATGTGCAGCACAATACCGTGATTTTCCAGGACGGGATGCCGCAGTCCTATGATCGCCTAGTGCTGGCCTTGGGCGGTGACACGCCTTCGACAACGATTCCTGGCGTACATGAGTATGCGCTGCCGTTTCGGACAGTGCAGGATGCCTATCAGCTTGAAGAAAAGCTGCGCCAGTTTGAAGTATCTCCCTCGGATAAGATTCGGGTGGCGATCGTAGGCGGCGGCTACAGCGGTGTGGAGTTGGCCTGTAAGTTGGCGGATCGCCTCGGTGAACGGGGACGGATTCGGCTAGTAGAAAAAGGGGATGATATTTTGAAGCGATCGCCCGCCTTCAACCGTGAAGCGGCTCAGAAAGCCTTGAGCGATCGCAACGTCTGGATTGATCTAGAAACCGGAGTTACAGAAGTCACCGCTACCACGATTTCGCTCGACT
Above is a window of Synechococcales cyanobacterium T60_A2020_003 DNA encoding:
- a CDS encoding LOG family protein, with the protein product LFFLRETDALVLFPGGFGTQDEVFECLTLIQTGKSTLVPIVLVEQPGGSYWKSWDRHIRDHLLGAGLISPEDLSLYQITYDNAEACRMVTSFYRVYHSSRYVGDRLVLRLKSELSDAHMDYLNETFSDILVKGKIEKSGPVVQELDPELASLHRIVLYFNQRDLGRLRQMIQVINELEQDSPAATHPEQR
- a CDS encoding NAD(P)/FAD-dependent oxidoreductase, which produces MTEQARRIYILGGGFGGLYTALALSRLPWSSNLKPEIVLVDQRDRFLFSPLLYELLTGELQTWEIAPPFSELLAGTSIKFQQGAVSTIDVQHNTVIFQDGMPQSYDRLVLALGGDTPSTTIPGVHEYALPFRTVQDAYQLEEKLRQFEVSPSDKIRVAIVGGGYSGVELACKLADRLGERGRIRLVEKGDDILKRSPAFNREAAQKALSDRNVWIDLETGVTEVTATTISLDYRGQVDTIPVDIVLWTTGTQVAEVVRSLPVKHNEQGQVMVEPTLQVVEHPDVFAVGDLAECRDADGQIMPPTAQVAIQQADYAAWNIWASLTDRPLLPFKYQNLGEMMTLGVENATLSGLGLKLEGPMAHVVRRLAYLWRMPTLEHQIKVGLNWIAAPLRDVLLKS